A single Spiroplasma floricola 23-6 DNA region contains:
- a CDS encoding TatD family hydrolase, whose translation MAGIFDTHTHFNDVVYKEKEFEVSDMISEAKIIGVSNFCCVGFDIKSSREACKYALKYPNVYAAVGIHPNDVNKFTLEDLDEIDTMAHGENVVAVGEIGLDYYYTSEDKEVQKKFFREQIKIALKNDLAVMMHIRDKDDSDQAYLDALEILDELKVERAIVHCYTRGIELAKKFTSRGYLISIPGVVTFKNATSLHETVEKLSLNEIIVETDAPYLTPEPKRGKLNMSKNIVYTIEKIASIRKINKADVIEATTSNAMKVFNLE comes from the coding sequence ATGGCAGGTATATTTGATACACATACACATTTTAATGACGTTGTTTATAAGGAGAAAGAATTTGAAGTTTCAGATATGATCAGTGAAGCTAAAATAATAGGAGTATCTAACTTTTGTTGCGTGGGATTTGACATTAAATCATCAAGAGAAGCTTGTAAGTATGCTTTAAAATATCCAAATGTTTATGCAGCAGTTGGAATACATCCAAATGATGTAAATAAATTTACATTAGAAGACTTAGATGAAATTGACACAATGGCTCATGGTGAAAATGTTGTAGCAGTTGGAGAAATAGGTTTGGATTACTATTATACTAGTGAAGACAAAGAAGTTCAAAAAAAATTCTTTAGAGAGCAGATTAAAATTGCTTTAAAAAATGATCTAGCAGTAATGATGCACATTAGAGATAAAGATGATTCTGATCAAGCTTATTTAGATGCTTTAGAAATTCTAGATGAATTAAAAGTAGAAAGAGCAATTGTTCACTGTTATACAAGAGGTATAGAATTAGCAAAAAAATTTACAAGTAGAGGATACTTAATTTCTATACCAGGAGTTGTTACATTTAAAAACGCAACTTCTCTTCATGAAACAGTTGAGAAATTATCTTTGAATGAAATAATTGTTGAAACAGATGCTCCATATTTAACTCCAGAACCAAAAAGAGGAAAATTAAATATGTCTAAGAATATAGTTTATACAATTGAAAAAATAGCTAGCATTAGAAAAATAAATAAAGCAGATGTTATAGAAGCAACAACAAGTAATGCTATGAAAGTATTTAATTTAGAATAA
- the rsmA gene encoding 16S rRNA (adenine(1518)-N(6)/adenine(1519)-N(6))-dimethyltransferase RsmA: MEFAKKKFGQNFISDKNLIKKIIDILNQDPNHLIIEIGPGRGALTKELVNRFKKVIAIEIDYDMETILKSEIDSDKFELIINDCLEVNFKEIIKENKFNRVSLISNTPYYITSEIIFKTLKISKLLDKAIFMVQKEVAQRICAKPNENNYNNLSVATQLYSDVKYEFTVNKNMFKPIPKVDSAIISFEFNDINLNKVKDDIKFIAFVRKIFNNKRKTILNNLTNITNNKQTSLNILTKLNIKENLRPENITLDQFIEIYNEVISC; this comes from the coding sequence ATGGAATTTGCAAAAAAGAAGTTTGGTCAAAATTTCATATCTGATAAAAATTTAATTAAAAAAATAATTGATATTTTAAACCAAGATCCAAATCATTTGATAATTGAAATTGGTCCTGGTAGAGGAGCTTTAACAAAAGAATTAGTAAATAGATTTAAAAAAGTTATAGCTATTGAAATTGATTATGATATGGAAACTATTTTAAAATCAGAAATTGATTCAGATAAATTTGAATTAATAATTAACGATTGTTTAGAAGTTAATTTTAAAGAAATAATCAAAGAAAATAAGTTTAACAGAGTTTCTTTAATTTCAAATACTCCTTATTATATAACTAGTGAGATTATTTTTAAAACATTAAAAATATCTAAGCTATTAGATAAAGCAATTTTTATGGTTCAAAAGGAAGTTGCACAAAGAATTTGTGCAAAACCAAATGAAAATAATTATAATAATTTATCAGTTGCTACTCAACTATATTCTGATGTTAAATATGAATTTACTGTTAATAAAAATATGTTTAAACCAATTCCTAAAGTTGATTCTGCAATAATATCTTTTGAATTTAATGATATTAACTTAAATAAAGTTAAAGATGATATAAAATTTATTGCATTCGTAAGAAAAATTTTTAATAATAAAAGAAAAACTATATTAAATAATTTAACAAATATTACAAATAATAAACAAACTTCTTTAAATATTCTTACAAAACTAAATATAAAAGAGAATTTAAGACCAGAAAATATAACTTTAGACCAATTTATAGAAATATACAATGAGGTAATTTCATGTTAA
- a CDS encoding rod shape-determining protein translates to MKIDERTFIALDLGTSNILAFVGKQGIVYEEPSIMAYDNVSNTLVALGTDAYNMIGKTHENIRMVVPIKDGVIKDLDAAKDMLKHVFSKLKMLNDWKNSIILLACPSEVTELEREALKQVAYDMGADIVVVEEEVKMAALGAGINIDVPKGNIVIDIGGGTTDIAIISAGDVIISRSIKMAGNAFDEEIKKYIKSEYNVTIGDRSAEDVKKELGSLTKYKGERTMSVFGRDIISGLPKEAVLSSEEIRNVLVNAFSRITDLLIELMENTPPELAGDIISNGFTICGGGSLIRGIKEYFNGIFSVPCHISPNPLTGVIEGAKVFQKTLNDRIENDYYGKNAKSLKKSSQTSYL, encoded by the coding sequence ATGAAAATTGACGAACGTACATTTATTGCATTAGATTTAGGTACAAGCAATATACTAGCTTTTGTAGGAAAGCAAGGAATAGTATATGAAGAACCATCAATTATGGCTTACGATAATGTTAGCAATACATTAGTAGCTTTAGGTACAGATGCATACAATATGATTGGTAAAACACATGAAAACATTAGAATGGTAGTTCCAATAAAAGATGGAGTTATCAAAGATTTAGATGCTGCAAAGGACATGTTAAAACACGTTTTTAGTAAACTAAAAATGTTAAATGATTGAAAAAACTCAATTATTTTACTTGCTTGTCCAAGTGAAGTTACTGAATTAGAAAGAGAAGCTTTAAAACAAGTTGCTTACGACATGGGTGCAGATATTGTAGTTGTTGAAGAAGAAGTAAAAATGGCTGCATTAGGAGCAGGAATTAATATTGATGTTCCAAAAGGAAACATAGTAATTGATATCGGTGGTGGAACTACTGATATAGCTATTATTTCAGCTGGTGATGTTATTATTTCAAGATCAATCAAAATGGCTGGAAATGCATTTGATGAAGAAATTAAAAAATACATTAAATCAGAATATAATGTAACAATTGGTGATAGAAGCGCTGAAGATGTTAAAAAAGAATTAGGATCATTGACTAAATACAAAGGTGAAAGAACAATGTCTGTATTTGGAAGAGATATTATTTCTGGATTACCAAAAGAAGCAGTACTTAGCTCTGAAGAAATTAGAAATGTTCTAGTTAATGCATTTAGTAGAATTACTGACTTATTAATTGAATTAATGGAAAATACTCCCCCAGAACTTGCTGGAGATATAATATCAAATGGATTTACAATCTGTGGTGGTGGTTCTTTAATAAGAGGAATCAAAGAATATTTTAATGGTATATTCTCAGTTCCTTGTCATATTTCTCCAAACCCTTTAACAGGTGTTATTGAAGGAGCTAAAGTATTCCAAAAAACTTTAAATGATAGAATTGAAAATGATTACTACGGAAAAAATGCAAAAAGTCTTAAAAAATCAAGTCAAACTTCATATTTATAG
- a CDS encoding rod shape-determining protein, with protein MANKKPTFVSMDLGTANTLVYIAGQGIVYNEPSIVAYRIKENKIIAVGEEAYKMIGKGNKTIRVVRPMVDGVITDIRATEAQLRYIFSKLRITKQLKHSIMLLACPSVITELEKTALKKIAVNLGADQVFVEEEVKMAALGGGVNIYAPTGNLIVDMGGGTTDIAVLASGDIVLSKSIKVAGNYLNDECQKFIRSQYGLEIGSKTAESIKVNVGSLAKFPDERRMKVYGRDVVSGLPREIEITPEEVREVLKVPVSRIIDLTVQVLEDTPPELAGDIFRNGITICGGGALIKGIDKYFADTLQLPTKIGEQPLLAVINGTKKFESEIWEIVKAQRLHEDIMGR; from the coding sequence ATGGCAAATAAAAAACCAACATTCGTTTCTATGGACTTAGGAACAGCTAATACTTTAGTATATATTGCTGGACAAGGTATAGTTTATAACGAACCATCAATAGTTGCTTACAGAATTAAAGAAAATAAAATTATCGCTGTAGGTGAAGAAGCATATAAAATGATCGGTAAAGGAAATAAAACTATTAGAGTTGTAAGACCAATGGTTGACGGAGTTATTACTGATATTAGAGCAACTGAAGCTCAATTAAGATATATTTTCTCAAAATTGAGAATTACAAAACAATTAAAACACTCAATTATGCTATTAGCATGTCCTTCAGTAATTACTGAATTAGAAAAAACAGCTCTTAAAAAAATCGCTGTTAACTTAGGTGCAGATCAAGTATTCGTTGAAGAAGAAGTAAAAATGGCTGCATTAGGTGGTGGAGTTAATATCTATGCACCAACAGGAAATTTAATTGTTGATATGGGTGGAGGAACTACTGATATAGCTGTTTTAGCATCAGGAGATATCGTTTTATCTAAATCAATTAAAGTTGCTGGAAACTATTTAAATGATGAATGTCAAAAATTCATTCGCTCACAATATGGATTAGAAATTGGTTCAAAAACAGCTGAATCAATCAAAGTTAATGTTGGATCATTAGCTAAATTCCCAGATGAAAGACGTATGAAAGTTTATGGACGTGACGTTGTTTCTGGATTACCAAGAGAAATTGAAATTACTCCAGAAGAAGTACGTGAAGTTCTAAAAGTACCAGTATCAAGAATTATTGATTTAACAGTTCAAGTTTTAGAAGATACACCACCTGAATTAGCTGGAGATATTTTCAGAAACGGAATTACAATTTGTGGAGGTGGAGCCTTAATTAAAGGAATCGACAAATACTTCGCAGATACATTACAATTACCAACAAAAATTGGTGAACAACCATTATTAGCCGTTATTAACGGAACTAAAAAATTCGAAAGTGAAATTTGAGAAATCGTTAAAGCTCAAAGATTACACGAAGATATCATGGGTAGATAA
- the argS gene encoding arginine--tRNA ligase, whose translation MNILINKIKLIIKNSIEKLNLKGTIIVERPKLVQNADFATNFALINAKLNSSNPIQIAEKIVNDIKDNELFESVEFIKPGFINFKINKVFLSEVIEQIIKEGNNFGKSKSKNEKYNLELVSANPTGYLHVGHARNGAIGDSVAKILKFAGYDVETEYYTNDAGNQINISAATLFYHYKKILNLPVEKPEETYGGDMYNEIAQKFVDEYKDEFKDVEIVDNKINDEKVNNIFKQKSIELFMKEIKKQLKDLDVNIDFYSSEAKMYENNSINKIIDKYKKLDASYEKDNALWLKTTQFGDDKDRVIRKSDGTFTYITPDIASHSDRIKRSKANKYINFWGGDHHGYIIRLRSGLALLGYDFDLVDIDMIQMVRLMKDGQEYKMSKRRGTAVWLVDLLEMVGKDAIRYMLVSKTPSSHMEFDLDMAVQRNSTNPVYYAQYATARCNKIIKSFNNLNLKVNKEIIYESQKEKELIILLDSFNSVIEYAASSRLPNIVCDYIQTLAKTFHSYYSETKILDNNNEQLSNQRILLVKSIYQVLSNAFNLIGIEVKDSM comes from the coding sequence ATGAATATACTAATAAACAAAATAAAACTAATAATTAAGAACTCAATTGAGAAATTAAATTTAAAGGGAACAATAATTGTAGAAAGACCTAAATTAGTTCAAAATGCTGACTTTGCAACAAATTTTGCATTAATCAATGCAAAATTAAATAGCTCTAACCCTATTCAAATTGCTGAAAAAATAGTAAATGATATAAAGGATAATGAATTATTTGAAAGTGTTGAATTTATAAAACCTGGTTTTATAAACTTTAAAATTAATAAAGTATTTCTTTCAGAAGTGATTGAACAAATTATTAAAGAAGGAAATAATTTTGGTAAATCAAAAAGTAAGAATGAAAAATATAATTTAGAACTTGTTTCTGCAAATCCTACAGGATATTTGCATGTAGGTCATGCAAGAAATGGAGCTATTGGAGATTCTGTGGCAAAAATTTTAAAATTTGCAGGATATGATGTTGAAACAGAATACTATACAAATGATGCTGGAAATCAAATTAATATCTCAGCAGCAACTCTTTTTTATCATTATAAAAAAATTCTAAATCTTCCAGTTGAAAAACCAGAAGAAACTTATGGTGGAGATATGTATAATGAAATTGCTCAAAAATTTGTTGATGAATACAAAGATGAATTTAAAGATGTAGAAATTGTTGATAATAAAATAAATGATGAAAAAGTTAATAATATATTTAAACAAAAATCAATTGAACTTTTCATGAAAGAAATAAAAAAACAATTAAAAGATTTGGATGTTAATATTGATTTCTATTCAAGTGAAGCAAAAATGTATGAAAACAATTCTATAAATAAAATTATAGATAAATATAAAAAACTTGATGCTAGTTATGAAAAAGATAACGCTTTATGATTAAAAACAACTCAATTTGGAGATGATAAAGATAGAGTTATTAGAAAATCAGATGGAACTTTTACATATATAACTCCAGATATAGCTTCTCACAGTGATAGAATTAAAAGATCAAAGGCAAATAAATATATTAACTTCTGAGGTGGAGATCACCATGGTTATATAATCAGATTAAGATCTGGATTAGCACTTTTAGGTTATGATTTTGATCTTGTAGATATTGATATGATTCAGATGGTACGTTTAATGAAAGATGGACAAGAATATAAAATGTCAAAAAGAAGAGGAACAGCTGTTTGGCTAGTTGATTTACTAGAAATGGTAGGAAAAGATGCCATTAGATATATGCTTGTTTCTAAAACTCCTTCTAGTCATATGGAATTTGATTTAGACATGGCTGTACAAAGAAATTCAACAAACCCAGTATATTATGCTCAATATGCAACTGCTAGATGTAATAAAATAATTAAAAGTTTTAATAATTTAAATTTAAAAGTTAACAAAGAAATAATATATGAAAGTCAAAAAGAAAAGGAATTAATAATTTTATTAGATAGTTTTAACTCTGTAATTGAATATGCTGCAAGTTCAAGATTACCAAATATTGTTTGTGATTATATTCAAACACTTGCAAAAACTTTCCATTCATATTATTCTGAAACTAAAATTTTAGATAATAATAACGAACAATTATCAAATCAAAGAATTTTACTGGTAAAATCAATATATCAAGTATTATCAAATGCATTTAATTTAATAGGAATTGAAGTAAAAGATAGTATGTAA
- the mnmE gene encoding tRNA uridine-5-carboxymethylaminomethyl(34) synthesis GTPase MnmE: MNLNDTIVACATKVSRQAISIVRLSGEQSIEIVNKIVNKKLNENNKMQLRKIYDNKDIIDESLILTFEQGKSFTGEQVVEIQCHGGVLLTNKIISLLIEHGARPAKPGEFSQRAYLNGKINLIQAESINNLIDSKNELTLKISALNLEGKNNKSLLDMKNKLIDLISKIQTSIDYPDYDDVEGASVEEIKVELLNLQNEVLEVLETSKRFNFLNSGINTLIIGETNVGKSSLLNALISEEKAIVTDIEGTTRDIVEGQLNFENFTLNLIDTAGIRKTKNEVEKIGIEKSFSLINTSNLILFVVNKSKINYEIYEKIKDKKHIVVLNKVELLKNEEIKEIQKEFKNLVTVSALKGQVKNLIQKIEEEFNNGDLLESEVPILSNAFHIEMFKNILKLLKNSLKNINEGFTTDLINIDLYEILKILNNLLGIYDADEEVIDNIFRKYCLGK; the protein is encoded by the coding sequence TGTTGCTTGTGCAACAAAAGTATCTAGACAAGCAATATCAATTGTTAGATTATCTGGAGAGCAATCAATAGAAATAGTAAATAAAATAGTAAATAAAAAATTAAATGAAAACAATAAAATGCAACTTAGAAAAATTTATGATAACAAAGATATTATTGATGAATCTTTAATTTTAACATTTGAACAAGGAAAGTCATTTACTGGAGAGCAAGTAGTTGAAATTCAATGTCATGGAGGAGTTTTATTAACTAATAAAATTATATCATTGCTCATTGAGCACGGTGCAAGACCGGCTAAACCAGGAGAGTTTTCTCAAAGAGCATATCTAAATGGAAAGATAAATCTAATTCAAGCTGAAAGTATTAATAATTTAATTGATTCGAAAAATGAATTAACTTTAAAAATTAGTGCCTTAAATTTGGAAGGAAAAAATAATAAGTCTCTTTTAGATATGAAAAATAAATTAATAGATCTAATATCTAAAATTCAAACCTCAATTGATTATCCTGATTATGATGATGTTGAAGGTGCAAGTGTTGAAGAAATAAAAGTTGAACTACTAAATTTACAAAATGAAGTTTTAGAGGTTTTAGAAACAAGTAAAAGATTTAATTTTTTAAATTCAGGTATTAATACTTTAATTATAGGAGAGACAAATGTTGGAAAGTCTTCTTTATTAAATGCATTAATATCTGAAGAAAAAGCTATAGTTACAGATATTGAGGGAACTACAAGAGATATTGTCGAAGGTCAACTAAATTTTGAAAACTTTACATTGAATCTTATTGATACAGCTGGAATAAGAAAAACAAAAAATGAAGTTGAAAAAATTGGAATTGAAAAAAGTTTTTCACTAATTAATACATCAAATCTTATATTATTTGTTGTAAATAAGAGTAAAATTAACTATGAGATATATGAAAAAATAAAGGATAAAAAACATATAGTAGTTTTAAATAAAGTAGAGCTACTTAAAAATGAAGAAATTAAAGAGATTCAAAAGGAGTTTAAAAATTTAGTAACTGTATCAGCATTAAAAGGACAAGTTAAAAATCTTATCCAAAAAATTGAAGAAGAATTTAATAATGGTGATTTACTAGAAAGTGAAGTGCCAATATTATCAAATGCTTTTCATATAGAAATGTTTAAAAATATTTTGAAATTACTAAAAAATAGTTTAAAAAATATTAATGAAGGATTTACAACTGATTTAATTAATATTGATTTATATGAAATTTTAAAAATTTTAAATAATCTTCTAGGTATATATGATGCAGATGAAGAAGTTATTGACAATATATTTAGAAAATATTGTTTAGGAAAGTAG
- a CDS encoding rod shape-determining protein has protein sequence MGTANSKAKRHIAIDIGTSKTRIFIEQLGMVFNEASLIGIDYKTRKVVLIGDEAKKFVGKMSGAMEIKHLLKRGVLSDLNLLKTFLSTVLSKYQNEIKNSIVTLACPISISILERNALIDSIKSLGVSHVIIQDDIKLALMGAGVNIYGSDSYMCLDMGAGKSTIGIVTNGETINYKWTRASGEVIDNEIIKHLKSKKNLLIGDLSSEAVKIAVGSIVKSKEPLKTKAYGYDLSSSRPSEIEVQDKDISKIILSVFGNISNTITSLLEETQSEIAGDIIKNGLIVTGGLSKIPGTKLFFENFFEIPVIIAKNAASSTIEGAIKHKDITFKLIEERSR, from the coding sequence GTGGGAACAGCAAACTCAAAAGCAAAAAGACATATTGCAATTGATATTGGTACAAGCAAAACTAGAATTTTTATAGAACAACTTGGTATGGTTTTTAATGAAGCAAGTTTAATAGGAATAGATTATAAAACAAGAAAAGTAGTTTTAATAGGTGATGAAGCAAAAAAATTTGTAGGAAAAATGAGTGGAGCAATGGAAATTAAGCACTTATTAAAAAGAGGAGTTTTATCTGACTTAAATTTACTTAAAACATTTTTATCAACTGTATTAAGTAAATACCAAAATGAAATAAAAAATTCAATTGTTACATTAGCTTGCCCAATAAGTATCAGTATTTTAGAAAGAAATGCTCTCATAGATTCAATAAAATCTTTAGGTGTCTCACATGTTATTATACAAGATGATATCAAATTAGCTCTAATGGGTGCTGGAGTAAATATATATGGATCTGATTCATATATGTGTTTAGATATGGGTGCTGGTAAATCAACAATTGGTATTGTGACAAATGGAGAAACAATTAATTATAAATGAACAAGAGCCTCAGGTGAAGTTATTGATAATGAAATTATTAAACATTTAAAATCAAAGAAGAATCTTTTAATAGGAGATTTAAGCTCAGAAGCAGTAAAAATCGCTGTGGGTTCAATTGTTAAAAGCAAAGAACCTTTAAAAACAAAAGCTTATGGATATGACTTAAGTTCATCAAGACCTAGTGAAATAGAAGTTCAAGATAAAGATATCTCAAAAATTATTCTTTCAGTATTTGGAAATATCTCAAATACAATTACATCTTTACTTGAAGAAACTCAAAGTGAAATTGCTGGTGATATAATAAAGAACGGTTTAATAGTAACTGGAGGACTTTCTAAAATACCAGGAACTAAATTATTCTTTGAAAATTTCTTTGAAATTCCAGTAATAATTGCAAAAAATGCAGCTTCTTCAACAATTGAAGGAGCAATAAAACACAAAGATATTACATTTAAGTTAATTGAAGAAAGAAGTAGATAA
- a CDS encoding rod shape-determining protein, protein MASWDRKREFVALDLGTANVVAYLGGQGIIYNEPSTMAYDVHTNTVIASGEQAYEMIGKTKDDIRMVVPLVDGVIADLDAAKDLIKIIFSRIKLSDILKNALVVLACPSGVTELERSALKQVVADMGARNVLVEEEVKLSAIGAGINISIASGHLVVDIGGGTTDIAIISAGDIVISRSIKVAGNHFDEEIRKYIRAEYNVLIGIKTAEKIKIEIGALTKIDNGRTFRAFGRDVISGLPREVIISPDEVKNALLAPFSKITDLIVEVMENTPAELAGDIIRNGITICGGGALIRGIDTYFESIFQLKVIKAQDPLLTVIEGTKEYEKQAEKWLEIVELRDSREYNIK, encoded by the coding sequence ATGGCATCATGAGATCGTAAAAGAGAATTCGTGGCTTTAGACTTAGGAACAGCTAACGTTGTTGCATACCTAGGTGGACAAGGTATCATTTATAATGAACCTTCAACTATGGCATACGATGTTCATACAAACACTGTTATAGCTTCAGGAGAACAAGCATACGAAATGATCGGAAAAACTAAAGACGACATTAGAATGGTAGTTCCATTAGTTGATGGAGTTATAGCTGACCTTGACGCAGCAAAAGATTTAATTAAAATAATCTTTTCACGTATTAAATTATCAGACATCTTAAAAAATGCATTAGTAGTTCTTGCTTGCCCTTCAGGAGTTACTGAATTAGAAAGAAGTGCATTAAAACAAGTTGTTGCTGATATGGGAGCAAGAAATGTTCTTGTTGAAGAAGAAGTTAAATTATCAGCAATTGGAGCTGGAATCAATATATCAATCGCAAGTGGACACTTAGTTGTTGACATTGGTGGAGGAACTACTGATATAGCTATTATATCAGCAGGAGATATTGTTATTTCAAGATCAATTAAAGTTGCTGGAAATCACTTTGATGAAGAAATAAGAAAATATATTCGTGCTGAATACAACGTATTAATCGGAATCAAAACTGCTGAAAAAATTAAAATTGAAATCGGTGCATTAACTAAAATAGATAATGGACGTACATTCCGTGCATTCGGACGTGACGTTATCTCTGGATTACCAAGAGAAGTAATTATCTCACCAGATGAAGTAAAAAATGCTTTATTAGCACCATTCTCAAAAATTACAGACTTAATTGTTGAAGTTATGGAAAACACACCAGCTGAATTAGCTGGAGATATCATTAGAAATGGTATTACAATTTGTGGAGGAGGAGCTCTAATCAGAGGAATTGATACATACTTTGAATCAATTTTCCAATTAAAAGTAATTAAAGCTCAAGATCCATTACTAACAGTTATTGAAGGAACTAAAGAATACGAAAAACAAGCAGAAAAATGATTAGAAATCGTTGAATTACGTGATTCAAGAGAATACAACATTAAATAA
- the rnmV gene encoding ribonuclease M5 produces the protein MLMKIKQVVIVEGSTDTSKLKKIFGNSNIDTIETNGTALSKNTLNLIADVNKTRGVIIFTDPDGPGLRIRDIINTYLDFKCFNAFINKKMIKNSKKVGIAEANEENIREALSNLITFDSNSLSITWEEFLNNNFFKPEVRKKIAEKYKWSEKINSKRLFKWLNLINLDVEEIKKIIGE, from the coding sequence ATGCTTATGAAAATAAAACAAGTTGTAATTGTTGAAGGTTCTACTGATACATCCAAACTTAAGAAAATATTTGGAAATAGCAATATAGATACAATCGAAACAAATGGTACTGCTTTATCTAAAAACACTTTAAATTTAATTGCGGATGTTAATAAAACACGTGGTGTAATAATTTTTACAGATCCTGACGGACCTGGTTTACGAATTCGTGATATTATTAATACCTACTTAGATTTTAAATGTTTTAACGCATTTATCAATAAGAAAATGATAAAAAATTCTAAAAAAGTGGGAATTGCAGAAGCAAATGAGGAAAATATACGTGAAGCTTTAAGCAATTTAATTACTTTTGATTCAAATTCTCTAAGTATAACATGAGAAGAATTTTTAAATAATAATTTTTTTAAACCAGAAGTTAGAAAAAAAATAGCAGAAAAGTATAAATGAAGTGAAAAAATTAACTCTAAAAGATTATTTAAATGACTTAATTTAATTAATTTAGATGTTGAAGAGATTAAAAAAATAATAGGAGAATAA